TTGAAAGTGGCTGTAATTTGATAGCTGAGGTTGAAAACACATATCTTACTTGTTTTGTTCATAGCAGCTTTAATAAATATGTCCTAATGGAAGACCGATATAGCTTGCAGACATCCGCTCAAAACTGGATCACTTCAGCGCCCTTTTTTCAAGGGTTGCCTGAATCTATTGTGGAAACAGCCCTCGCACATCTTGTTACTCGTACCCACCCAGCCAACCAAGTGATCCTGTTAGAAAATGACTGGGGTGGCTCTGTGTATTTTATTATAGAGGGATGGGTAAAAATCCGTACTTACAATTTAGAAGGAAAAGAGGTAACACTGAATATTATTGGGCATGGGGAATTATTTGGAGAAATGGCGGCGCTAGATGAAGTTCCCCGTTCCACTGATGTAATTACTCTCACTCCAACTATGATTGGCAGTATGCCTGCTCAAGATTTTGTCAAATTACTGCAAACAGAACCCTTAGCGGGAATGAGATTGGCGCAATTAATGGCGCGACGATTAAGACAAGTAAATCGCCGTTTACGTCTGCGAGAATCAGATAGTCAATCACGGGTAGCAGATACTTTACTATTTTTGGCAG
This sequence is a window from Anabaena sphaerica FACHB-251. Protein-coding genes within it:
- a CDS encoding Crp/Fnr family transcriptional regulator; amino-acid sequence: MEDRYSLQTSAQNWITSAPFFQGLPESIVETALAHLVTRTHPANQVILLENDWGGSVYFIIEGWVKIRTYNLEGKEVTLNIIGHGELFGEMAALDEVPRSTDVITLTPTMIGSMPAQDFVKLLQTEPLAGMRLAQLMARRLRQVNRRLRLRESDSQSRVADTLLFLAEGQGKRGQTGTEIPNLPHRELSSLSGLARETVTRVLTRLEKKGLILREQDVMCIPDVAALEKMII